ATCATCACCACCTCGGCGCCTTCCAGCGCGGCGTCGAAATCGGTGTAGGGGGTGACGCCCATCCGCTCGATCGCGGGAGGCAGCAGCGTCGGCGGCGCGACCACGCGGACCTCCGCCCCCATCGTACCGAGCAGCAGGATGTTGGACCGCGCGACCCGGCTGTGCAGCACGTCGCCGCAGATGGTGACGACGGTGCCGTTGATCCGGCCGACGCGGCGGCGGATGGTCAGCGCATCGAGCAGCGCCTGGGTCGGATGCTCGTGCCGCCCGTCGCCGGCGTTGAGCACCGGGCAATCCACCTTGTCGGCGATCAGGCCGACGGCGCCGCTGGCATCGTGGCGGATCACGATCACGTCGGGCTTCATCGCGTTGAGCGTCGCCGTCGTATCGAGCAGGGTCTCGCCCTTCTTCACGCTCGATTGCGCGGCGTGCATATTGACCACGTCCATGCCGAGCCGTTTGCCGGCGATCTCGAAGCTCAGCAGCGTGCGCGTGCTGTTCTCGAAGAAGGCGTTGATCTGGGTGAGGCCGGACAGCCGATCGTCATGCTTGGCGGTGGCGCGATTGAGCGCGATCCACTGCTCCGCCTCGTCGAGCAGAAAGCCGACTTCCCACGGCTGCAAGCCGGCGATTCCGGTGAGATGGCGATGGGGGAAGGGATGGATGCCCTCGGGCAGCGTGAAGTCCGCGGAGGGGGCGTTATCGGACGGTTCGGCGTCGGTCATGCGCGTCCCCTATCGGTGTGACGAGGGGGTGACAAGCACGCGAACTTATTAAGGCGGCGTCAAACTTGACGCCGCCGTTGTATGTTAACATCCTGTAATAGAGTCACCCGCTACGCACACGTTCTGAACGCCACCCATGCCCGCTCCTGGCGATGGGTAAGGAGGCGCAGGGTCGGCTGGATTTGGATTATAACCAACTCCCGGGGACTGACAAGCTCCGCCAGTCATATCGTCAAAACACTCATTTGGCGTACTATAGCCATAACTAGAGAAATTGGCAATGCATCGATTGGCAATTCCCTGGCAGGTCGAAGTACTCAAGCTATCTTGAGCGGTTGCAGGTTCAGAAAGAAATATTGCAAAAAAAGCAGATGTTGCGAGCATCGTGATTCGTGATGTGTGATGCATCACATAAATCCTTCTTCATGGGACCCCTTGCAGAAGGTTTAATTTTATTCGTTCAATGTCAATAAAATTATTTGCCAGTTCTACTGAAGGCATTTTATGATGCATTCGCCATGTTGATGACGGCACTGTGTTTGCGCTCATGAATGCCGCCAAATTGTCTAATTTGCGTTATATTATCGTTGTTTTCCTCTAGAAATTCGCCAGTGCGTCGATCGCGCCCTGAAGAATATAGGCCGCCGCCATCTTGTCGACCACCTCGGCCCGGCGGGCACGGGAGGCATCGGCGGTGAGCAGCGTCCGGGTCACGGCGGCGGTCGACCAGCGCTCGTCCCACAACAGGATCGGCAGTTCCAGCGGCTTGAGGTTGCGCGCGAACGCCCGGATCGCCTGGGTGCGCGGGCTGTCGGTCCCGTCCATGTTGAGCGGCAGGCCGACGACCAAGCCGCGGATCGCCTGGGTGGCGACGATCTTGCGCAGCGCATCCAGATCGGCGCCGAACTTGGTGCGGCGGATGGTTTCGGCCGGCGTCGCGATTGTCCACTGGGAATCGCAATAAGCGAGGCCGATCGTCTTGGTGCCGACGTCGAGGCCGGCCAGTCGACCGGCCTGGGGCAGGCCTTCGCGAAATTCGGGGGTCGAGGCGGTGA
This genomic window from Sphingomonas abietis contains:
- a CDS encoding aspartate carbamoyltransferase catalytic subunit, which translates into the protein MTDAEPSDNAPSADFTLPEGIHPFPHRHLTGIAGLQPWEVGFLLDEAEQWIALNRATAKHDDRLSGLTQINAFFENSTRTLLSFEIAGKRLGMDVVNMHAAQSSVKKGETLLDTTATLNAMKPDVIVIRHDASGAVGLIADKVDCPVLNAGDGRHEHPTQALLDALTIRRRVGRINGTVVTICGDVLHSRVARSNILLLGTMGAEVRVVAPPTLLPPAIERMGVTPYTDFDAALEGAEVVMMLRLQLERMDGAFVPSPREYHHFYGLTRERLGRATKGALVMHPGPMNRGIEITSDVADDIRQSAITEQVEMGVAVRMACLDVLTRQRRGVEGWA
- the ruvX gene encoding Holliday junction resolvase RuvX, whose amino-acid sequence is MITASTPEFREGLPQAGRLAGLDVGTKTIGLAYCDSQWTIATPAETIRRTKFGADLDALRKIVATQAIRGLVVGLPLNMDGTDSPRTQAIRAFARNLKPLELPILLWDERWSTAAVTRTLLTADASRARRAEVVDKMAAAYILQGAIDALANF